The sequence AAATGAcaacactgcagaaatacaTGTCACTTCACTCATGAGCCCAATTAAAGAAGATGCTCAAACTGGAACAGTAGTCGCTTTGATAACAGTTTCTGATAAAGATGATGCAAAAAATGGACTTTTAAAAACTACTCTTTTTGGATCGTTTCCTTTTAAACTCCAGTCCTCCTATAAGAATTATTATTCTTTAGTGGTGGACGGGCCgctggacagagagagcgcTTCTCAGTACAGTGTGACCATCATAGCTACAGATGAAGGGACTCcgcctctctccagcaccagcGTTATTACTGTACACGTTTCTGATGTGAACGACAACGCGCCGCGCTTTCCGGAGCCTGAGATTAACGTGTATGTAAAAGAGAATAGTCCTGTTGGAGGTGTGATGTGCACAGTGTCTGCGTTTGATTCTGATGAAAACGAAAATGCCCGAGTATCTTACTCTCTACTGAAAATGTCGTCAAACCCTGTGTCAGTTTCAGCTAAAGTCAATGTAAACTCAGTGAGTGGACAAATTTACAGCCTGCAGTCTTTTAACTACGAGGAAGTAAAAACCTTCCAGTTTCAAGTTCAGGCCACAGACTCTGGTGTCCCTCCCCTCAGCAGCAACGTGACTGTGAACGTTTTTATCCTGGATGAGAATGACAACAGTCCTATGGTTCTGCCGCCCTATTCTGATCAGGGCTCCGTTAATACTGAGAACATTCCCTATTCTGCTGAAGCGGGCTACTTTGTGGCAAAAATCAGGGCTGTAGACGCAGACTCTGGTTACAATGCGCTGCTTTCTTATCATATCGCCGAACCCAAAGGAACCAGTCTCTTCCGAATCGGAACCAGCACCGGGGAAATAAGGACCAAGAGGCGGATGAGTGACAATGACTTGAAGACGCATCCGTTGATCATTTTGATATCTGATCACGGAGAACCTTACCTGTCAGCGACTGTATCTATTGATGTTGTGGTTGTTGAAGGTACAGATGAAATACAGACGTCGCGTAGACAACTGCCGGCAAAGGAGGAGAGTTTCTCCGATTTGAATCTATATTTACTGATCGCCATCATCTCTGTgtcagttatatttttattgagcCTAATTAGTTTAATAGCTGTAAAATGCCACAGGACGGACGGCGGTTTGAGTAGATACAGCGCCCCAGTGATCACCACACACCCTGACGGGAGCTGGTCTTACTCTAAATCTACGCAGCAGTATGACGTGTGTTTTAGCTCAGACACACTGAAGAGTGACGTTGTGGTTTTCCCCGCGCCGTTTCCGCCTGCAGATGCGGAGCTGATCAGTATTAATGGAGCGGACACATTTAAACGGAACCAAACGCTCCCCAGCAGTGAGAAGGTAAGATGTATTGATTCAGTTTTCACAAACGTAGTCAAataaatgttgcttttaaaGAACGTATAGTGTCGGCTGCATGTCCcgcatttaaaatgtcagtgtatgtgACAAATGCTAGGATGATCTAAACGGTCAAAAGCGACAAGAAACATCTTAAGTGAGGTAGCCAAATAACTGTGTATTTCGAATACGCTTGCACATAGTAATTTCAGAGTCTGTCTTttctagagcgacttacaaagcTGCATACGAGaaggttaggctaagagcagagacacaaaTCAAATAGTGTAATAACTGATAGTAATAGTCGTTACATCAAACCCAACATTCTTCTAAACATCATATGGGGTGCAAGAAGGAGCTTGGGGGTAACTAAGTGTGCTCGTTCAGTATAACAAGaacattttgctgaattttgAATCTCCAGATGCTGTCACAATTGATAGTTCTGTAATATCGCTTTATaactattgttatttttttactgttaagATGGCTGTGTATTAATGGATTTGTTTATTCAATTCGTTGGTCATATCTGCCCAATAAGATGTTATGTGTTGGTTGTTGCGGGAAACTAAGAGCTGTTTAGGTTTAGAATAACTTGAAAAATTGTTTCTATAATTGTATTAGCTGGTTTGATCTAAAGTTCGAGGTTCTTTAGAAGTTTATATTCACTTATAATTTTAGTATATTAAAGAAGTCTACTTCGGACTTCCCTTGGTAAAGATTTACTTAGTGATGGCTGCAATCCCTTTAACAACGCGTTTTCAGAAAGTTGTCTCGTGACCTGATGTTAATAATTACTTTTCTTGTATTTAActacacatttacagttttattccaCAAGTTATCTCTGTCATTCAGGATGGTTTCCTGAAAGGACTTAGCACATTGATATGTGTATTGTTGTCGGTTGTTGAAAGCAGTAGTATTTTTATTACACATCAAGAATGAGAACTATGTCCCTCGGCAAAGACATATTCAGTAACCCCACTGCTGTCAACAGTCGGAGGCACTTGATGTCGCTGTTGACCAcagatttgaaaatgtttatcttGCATTTCGGGGCTCCGCCTTCTGCCAGCAGTAGCGAGAGGAAGGCTTTGTCTGCATAGGATGCACGGCGTGCGAATGGCAGCGGTTCGGTAGATGCATTCGGCGCCTTGATCGTATTTATACGGTATCAGATGTCTCAGTACTCTGTAATTACCGTCATAACCAACCCCGGGAGCTTCGATTAATTCCTGAATCGCAATGGACCGTTCTATCAGCAACAAATCTCTATGGATTCTCTTTCTGATGGTTCTTTGTTTGTGGAATTCATCTTCCGCTCAGATCGTGTATTCCGTGTCTGAGGAGGTGAATAAGGGGACTGTCGTGGGAAATATAACGAAGGATCTCAGTCTGAATATTCAGGAACTGCAATCTCGTGAGTTTCAGATTGCGTCGGCTTCCAGCAAGAAGTACTTTGAGGTAAATTTAAGGACGGGCATGTTGTTTGTTAATGACAGAATCGACCGTGAGGATCTGTGTCTCGGTGCTATGAAGTGCTCTTTATATTTAGAGGCTATTGCTCATAATCCATTGAATCTCAATCGTATCGAAATCAATATTTTGGATATAAACGACAATGCGCCTTCCTTTCCTGTAAAATCGCATATATTGAATATTACCGAGTATGCTTCCCCAGGCGACAgattttctgtgcttttggcCGATGATCCCGATGTAGGCAGTAACTCAGTGAAGAGCTACAAGCTGAGTCCGAATGAGCACTTCTCCCTGGATGTACAGAGCGGTGGAGAGCAGAGTGTATCTGCTGAGTTAGTGCTGCAGAAAGCTTTAGACCGAGAGAAACAGCCTGTGATTCAGCTCCTACTGACTGCTGTTGACGGAGGAAAACCTCCTAAATCTGGGACATTACAAATCATTGTTAATGTAATGGATGTTAATGATAATGCTCCACAATTCAGCAAACCACTGTATAAAGTTAAAATACCTGAGAATGTCCCTTACGGGGCTTCAGTTATACAGCTAAATGCATCGGACATAGATGAGGGTATTAATGGCCAGATTATTTATTCTCTTGCTAAGCACGGTAATGTGAATATGATGGAAATGTTTGCAATTGATCCCGACAGTGGTGAGATTACAGTGAAGGGGAATATTGACTATGAAGAAAATGCCGCGTTTGACATTAGAGTCCAGGCGCAGGACAAAGGCCTCCCACCTCGGAGTAGCGCTTGTAAAGTTTTAATTGAGGTCCTTGATGTGAATGACAATGCCCCCGAAATATCTGTGACGTCACTGAAGAGCACAGTCAGAGAAGACGTCAAACCCGGAACAGCTGTTGCTTTAATTACGGTGTCAGATAAAGATGGAGGTAATAACGGAAACGTAAAGTGTCACATCTCTGGGGCTTTACCTTTTAGACTCCAGTCCTCATATAAGAATTATTACTCTTTAGTGGTGGAAGGGCCACTGGACAGAGAAACGACTTCTCAGTACAATGTGACCATCATAGCTACAGATGAAGGGACTCcgcctctctccagcaccagcGTTATTACTGTACACGTTTCTGATGTGAACGACAACGCGCCGCGCTTTCTGGAGCCTGAGATTAACGTGTATGTGAAAGAAAATAGTCCTGTTGGAGGTGTGATATGTATAGTATCTGCGTTTGATTCTGATGAAAACGAAAATGCCCGAGTAACTTACTCTTTACTGGAAATCTCGTCAAACCCTGTGTCAGCTTCAGCTAAAGTCAGTGTAAACTCAGTGAGTGGACAAATTTACAGCCTGCAGTCTTTTAACTACGAGGAAGTAAAAACCTTCCAGTTTCAAGTTCAGGCCACAGACTCTGGTGTCCCTCCACTCAGCAGCAACGTGACTGTGAACGTTTTTATCTTGGATGAGAATGACAACAGTCCTGTGGTTCTCCCGCCCTATTCTGATCAGGGCTCCGTTAATACTGAGAACATTCCCTATTCTGCTGAAGCGGGCTACTTTGTGGCAAAAATCAGGGCTGTAGATGCAGACTCTGGTTACAATGCGCTGCTTTCTTATCACATCGCCGAACCCAAGGGAACCAGTCTCTTCCGAATCGGAACCAGCACCGGGGAAATAAGGACCAAGAGGCGGATGAGTGACAATGACTTGAAGACTCACCCGTTGATCATTTTGATATCTGACCACGGAGAACCTTACCTGTCAGCGACCGTATCTATTGATGTTGTGGTTGTTGAAGGTACAGATGAAATACAAACATCGTTGAAACGGCTACCGATAAAGGAGGAGAGTTTCTCTGATTTGAATCTATATTTACTGATCGCCATTATCTCCGTGtcagttatatttttgttgagTCTAATTAGTTTAATAGCTGTAAAATGCCACAGGACAGACGGCGGTTTGAGTAGATACAGCGCCCCAGTGATCACCACTCACCCCGACGGGAGCTGGTCTTACTCTAAATCTACGCAGCAGTATGACGTGTGTTTTAGCTCAGACACACTGAAGAGTGACGTTGTGGTTTTCCCCGCGCCGTTTCCGCCTGTAGATGCGGAGCTGATCAGTATTAATGGAGCGGACACTTTTAAACGGAACCAAACGCTCCCCAGCAGTGAGAAGGTAAGTTGTTGGTCATATCTGCCCAATAAGATGTTATGTGTTGGTCGTTGCGGGAAACTAAGAGCTGTTTAGGTTTAGAATAACTTGAAACATTGTTTCTATAATTGTATTAGCTGGTTTGATCTAAAGTTCGAGGTTCTTTGGAAATTAATATTCACTTATAATTTTAGTATATTAAAGAAGTCTACTTCGGACTTCCCTCGGTAAAGATTTACTTAGTGATGGCTGCAATCCCTTTAACAACGCGTTTTCAGAAAGTTGTCTCGTGACCTGATGTTAATAATTACTTTTCTTGTATTTAActacacatttacagttttattccaCAAGTTATCTCTGTCATTCAGGATGGTTTCCTGAAAGGACTTAGCACATTGATATGTGTATTGTTGTCGGTTGTTGAAAGCAGTAGTATTTTTATTACACATCAAGAATGAGAACTATGTCCCTCGGCAAAGACATATTCAGTAACCCCACTGCTGTCAACAGTCGGAGGCACTTGATGTCGCTGTTGACCAcagatttgaaaatgtttatcttGCATTTCGGGGCTCCGCCTTCTGCCAGCAGTAGCGAGAGGAAGGCTTTGTCGGCATAGGATGCACGGCGTGCGAATGGCAGCGGTTCGGTAGATGCATTCGGCGCCTTGATCGTATTTATACGGTATCAGATGTCTCAGTACTCTGTAATTACCGTCATAACCAACCCCGGGAGCTTCGATTAATTCCTGAATCGCAATGGACCGTTCTATCAGCAACAAATCTCTATGGATTCTCTTTCTGATGGTTCTTTGTTTGTGGAATTCATCTTCCGCTCAGATCGTGTATTCCGTGTCTGAGGAGGTGAATAAGGGGACTGTCGTGGGAAATATAACGAAGGATCTCAGTCTGAATATTCAGGAACTGCAATCTCGTGAGTTTCAGATTGCGTCGGCTTCCAGAAAGAAGTACTTTGAGGTAAATTTAAGGACGGGCATGTTGTTTGTTAATGACAGACTCGATCGGGAGGAGCTGTGCTTTGGTGCTGTGAAGTGCTCATTATATTTAGAGGCTATTGCTTATAATCCATTGAATCTCAATCGTATCGAAATCAATGTATTAGACATAAACGACAATGCGCCTTCCTTTCCTGTAAAATCGCATATATTGAATATTACCGAGTATGCTTCTCCAGGAGACAgattttctgtgcttttggcCGATGATCCCGATGTGGGCAGTAATTCAGTAAAGAGCTACAAGCTGAGTCCGAATGAGCACTTCTCCCTGGATGTACAGAGCGGTGGAGAGCAGAGTGTGTCTGCTGAGTTGGTGCTGCAGAAAGCTTTAGACCGAGAGAAACAGCCTGTGATTCAGCTCCTACTGACTGCTGTTGACGGAGGAAAACCTCCTAAATCTGGGACGTTACAAATCATTGTTAATGTAATTGATGTTAATGATAATGCTCCTCAATTCAGCAAACCGTTGTATAAAGTTAAAATACCTGAGAATGTCCCTTACGGGACTTCAGTTATACAGCTAAATGCATCGGATATAGATGAGGGCATTAATAGCCAGATTATTTATGCCATTGTGAAGCACGGTAATGTGAATATGATGGAAATGTTTGCAATTGATCCCGACAGTGGTGAGATTACAGTGAAGGGGAATATTGACTACGAAGAAAATTCTGCGTTTGAAATTAGAGCGCAGGCGCAAGACAAAGCACTCCCACCTCGAAGTACCGATTGTAAAGTTTTAATTGAGGTCCTTGATGTGAATGACAATGCCCCCGGAGTATCGGTTACGTCACTGATGAGCACAGTCAGAGAAGACGTCAAACCCGGAACAGCTGTTGCTTTAATTACGGTGTCAGATAAAGATGGAGGTAAAAACGGAATAGTGAAGTGTCAGATCCCCGGCGCTTTGCCTTTTAAGCTCCAGTCCTCCTATAACAACTATTACTCTTTAGTGGTGGACGGGCcgctggacagagagagtgtttcTCAGTACAGTGTGACCATCATAGCTACAGATGAAGGGACTCcgcctctctccagcaccagcGTTATTACTGTACACGTTTCTGATGTGAACGACAACGCGCCGCGCTTTCCGGAGCCTGAAATGAACGTTTATGTGAAAGAAAATAGTCCCGTTGCAGGTAAAATACAAAGCGTGTCTGCGTTTGAtcctgacaaaaatgaaaatgctcaTGTGACTTATTCATTGCTAGAAAGTAACACGAATGGGCTGCCTTTGACTGCGATGATCAACATAAACTCTGTCAGTGGCGAAATTTACAGCCTGCAGTCTTTTAACTACGAGGAAGTAAAATCGCTCCATTTTCAAGTTCAGGCCACAGACTCTGGTGTCCCTCCACTCAGCAGCAACGTGACTGTGAACCTTTTTATTCTGGATGAGAATGACAACAGTCCTATGGTTCTCCCGCCCTATTCTGATCAGGGCTCCGTTAATACTGAGAACATTCCCTATTCTGCTGAAGCGGGCTACTTTGTGGCCAAGATCAGGGCTGTAGACGCAGACTCTGGCTACAATGCGCTGCTTTCTTATCACATCGCCGAACCTAAAGGAACCAGTCTCTTCCGAATCGGAACCAGCACCGGGGAAATAAGGACCAAGAGGCGGATGAGTGACAATGACTTGAAGACTCACCCGTTGATCATTTTGATATCTGATCACGGAGAACCTTCCCTGTCAGCGACTATATCTATTGATGTTATGGTTGTTGAAAGTACAGATGAAATACAAACATCGTTGAAACGGCTACCGATAAAGGAGGAGAGTTTCTCCGATTTGAATCTGTATTTGCTGATCGCCATTATTTCCGTGTCagttatatttttactgagTCTCATTAGTTTAATAGCTGTAAAATGCCACAGGACGGACGGTGGTTTGAGTAGATATAGCGCCCCAGTGATCACCACACACCCCGACGGGAGCTGGTCTTACTCTAAATCTACGCAGCAGTATGACGTGTGTTTTAGCTCAGACACACTGAAGAGTGACGTTGTGGTTTTCCCCGCGCCGTTCCCGTCTGCAGATGCGGAACTGATCAGTATTAATGGAGCGGATACTTTTAAACGGAATCAAACGCTCCCTAACAGCGAGAAGGTAAGTTGTCTTTTGTCGCCTTTGAAATTTGTTGTCGAGAATAAGTTGATTTCGTATTAACTTCAGTTTGATTTACGACGTATCCCTCAATCCAATTTGCCCtaaatttgaaaatgtctgttatATTCTAAACGTTCAATGACACAGTTAACAGTTTAAATAAGTTAATAATTGTGTCTGTGTAACAATTATAGGCTACTCGTTTATTGTAACATTTAGCGATATTTTGAAATTCTTTTCTGTCACATATAGGGactgctgtgacatttttactCTATGTAGTCTTGTATTTCCCTTCAAAATGACTTTGTATCGATCGatgttttaatttcaatttatcATATAGGCCTATGTAGAATAACATGCCGAATGTCGGTCTTGGCATGAACATTTTAGCTTTCTATTGTTTCCACAAGTCTAACCTTAATTTACTTTTTAGACAGTTCCCTAAAGAAGTCGTCCGTCCTGTTTCCCAAAGTATACGCTTAATTTCCTTTGTAGACAGTTCTCTAATTTTAGTCATCCATCCTGTTTTCCAAATTATTACAAGTTCTAAGATCATCTTTATTCCAACCTGATTTTATAAATGCTACTACTCTGACTAACCAAAAACGAACAGCATTTCTCCAGACGTCATATCAGCGCGTATCATTGATGGTCTTTactgttttgtattatttcaaaaGCAATGCTTTTCTGAAGGGGCATAGTACATTGACATATACAttgtttgttgtcttttgaGTGTAATTAGGCTATATGTATTGCTGCACTCCAAAATTAGATGTAGTTCTCATGGTAAAAACATGTTCCCCCATCCCAATGGTATCTCCAATCAGAGGCACTTGATGTCGCTGTTGACcatgaatttgaaaatattcGTATTGCCTTCCGGGGCTCCGCCTTTAGAACAGCAGAAGCGAGAGGAAGGTATTGTCGGGATAAGACGCACGGCGTGAGAATAGCAGCGATGGCGGTTCTCGTGATGCAGTCTGCGTGTTAATCTTATCTGCAGGGTTACAAATGTCTGATTATTATAAACTACTGTTATAAGAAACGGGGGAGGCCTCGGCTGCTTCCTGCATCGCAATGGAAACCTCGGCCCGCTCGAGATGTGTGTGGATTTACattctgctgtttctttgtctgttggATTTATCTTCCGGTCAGATCGTGTATTCTGTGTCGGAGGAGATGGCAAGGGGGACCGTTGTGGGAAACATATCGAAGGATCTaaatcttaatactcaggacCTTGAATCTCGTATGTTCCAGATTGTGTCCGATTCCAGCAAGAAGTATTTCGAGGTAAATTTAAAGACCGGCATATTGTTTGTGAATGAGAGAATCGACCGAGAGGAgctgtgtgttactgttgtGAAGTGCTCTTTACGTTTAGAAGCTGTTGCTCACAATCCTCTAAATCTCTATcgcattgaaataaatattttagacATAAATGACAATGCCCCTTTGTTCCCGGTATCCACGCTTTCATTGGATGTATTTGAAAACGCTCTTCCCGGAGACAAATTCTCTTTGCCTGTAGCCGTTGATCCTGATGTAGGCAGTAACTCAGTAAAGAGCTACAAGCTGAGTCCGAATGAGCACTTCTCCCTGGATGTACAGAGCGGTGGAGAGCAGAGTGTATCTGCTGAGTTAGTGCTGCAGAAAGCTTTAGACCGAGAGAAACAGCCTGTGATTCAACTCCTACTGACTGCTGTTGACGGAGGAAAACCTCCCAGATCCGGGACTCTACAAATAACTGTTAATGTGAAAGATGTGAACGATAACACACCGGCATTCAGCAAGCCGCTTTATAAAGTCCAAATTTATGAGAATGTATCCCCTGGAACGTTAATTATGAAACTAAATGCAACGGACGCAGACGAGGGCGTTAATAGCCAAATTATTTATTCTCTGGTAAATCACGGAAAtgtcaatgcaatgcaaatgtttGCAATTGAACCCGATAGTGGGGAGGTTACAGCGAAGGGGATTGTTGACTATGAAGAAAATGCTGCGTTTGAAATTAGAGTCCAGGCACAAGACAAAGGCCTTCCACCCAGGCGTACTGCTTGTAAAGTTTTAATTGAAGTACTTGACGTGAATGACAATATGCCTATAATATCGGTGACGTCACTGATGAGGACAGTCAGAGAAGATGTCAAAACCGGAACAGCTGTTGCGTTAATTACGGTGTCAGATAAAGATGGAGGTAATAACGGAATAGTGAAGTGCCAGATCCCCGGCGCGTTACCTTTTAAACTCCAGTCCTCCTTTAACAACTACTACTCTTTAGTGGTTGACGGTCCgctggacagagagagcgcTTCTCAGTACAATGTGACCATCACAGCTACAGATGAAGGGACTCcgcctctctccagcaccagcaTTATTACTGTCCACGTTTCTGATGTGAATGACAACGCGCCGCGCTTTCCGGAGCCTGAGATTAACGTGTATGTGAAAGAAAATAGTCCTGTTGGAGGTGTAATATGTACATTGTCTGCGTTTGATTCTGATGAAAACGACAATGCCCGAGTATCTTACTCTCTACTGGAAATCTCGTCAAACCCTGTGTCAGCTTCAGCTAAAGTCAGTGTAAACTCAGTGAGTGGACAAATTTACAGCCTGCAGTCTTTTAACTGCGAGGAAGTAAAAACCTTCCAGTTTCAAGTTCAGGCCACAGACTCTGGTGTCCCTCCACTCAGCAGCAACGTGACTGTGAACGTTTTTATCTTGGATGAGAATGACAACAGTCCTATGGTTCTGCCGCCCTATTCTGATCAGGGCTCCGTTAATACTGAGAACATTCCCTATTCTGCTGAAGCGGGCTACTTTGTGGCCAAGATCAGGGCTGTAGACGCAGACTCTGGCTACAATGCGCTGCTTTCTTATCACATCGCCGAACCCAAAGGAACCAGTCTCTTCCGAATCGGAACCAGCACCGGGGAAGTAAGAACAAAGAGGCGGATGAGTGACAATGACTTGAAGACTCATCCGTTGGTCATTTTGATATCTGATCACGGAGAACCTTCCCTGTCAGCAACCGTATCTATTGATGTTGTGGTTGTTGAAAGTACAGAAGAAATACAAACATCGTTGAAACGGCTACCGATAAAGGAGGAGAGTTTCTCTGATTTGAATCTGTATTTGCTGATCGCCATTATCTCCGTGTCACTTATATTTTTGTTGAGTCTCATTAGTTTAATAGCTGTAAAATGCCACAGGACGGACGGCGGTTTGAGTAGATATAGCGCCCCAGTGATCACCACACACCCTGACGGGAGCTGGTCTTACTCTAAATCTACGCAGCAGTATGACGTGTGTTTTAGCTCAGACACACTGAAGAGTGACGTTGTGGTTTTCCCCGCGCCGTTCCCGCCTGCAGATGCGGAGCTTATTAGTATCAATGGAGCAGACACTTTTAAACGGAATCAAACGCTCCCCAGCAGCCAGAAGGTAAGCTGTCCTTTGTCGCCTTTGAAAATTGTTTCGTATCAACTCCAGTTTCATTTGCGACATATCCCTCAGTCCAATTTGCCctatatttgaaaatgtcttgTTATGGGCTATTCTAAACGTTCAACGAGAAAatctaattaaattaatatgcTTCTTTAATCTAAAACGGAAACATTTATCTATattttgaatgtcattttgtcaCATATAGGGACTCCTGTGACATTTCTTTGCTCTATATAATGTTATATTTCCCTTGAGATGACTTTGTGTACATCGATTTTTAAATTTCTATTAATTTGTCATATATGTAGCATAATATGCCGAATGTTGGCCTTGACGTGAACATTTTAACTTTCTGTTGTTTCCCAAAGTATACG comes from Megalops cyprinoides isolate fMegCyp1 chromosome 3, fMegCyp1.pri, whole genome shotgun sequence and encodes:
- the LOC118774924 gene encoding protocadherin alpha-8-like isoform X9; this encodes MDRSISNKSLWILFLMVLCLWNSSSAQIVYSVSEEVNKGTVVGNITKDLSLNIQELQSREFQIASASSKKYFEVNLRTGMLFVNDRIDREDLCLGAMKCSLYLEAIAHNPLNLNRIEINILDINDNAPSFPVKSHILNITEYASPGDRFSVLLADDPDVGSNSVKSYKLSPNEHFSLDVQSGGEQSVSAELVLQKALDREKQPVIQLLLTAVDGGKPPKSGTLQIIVNVMDVNDNAPQFSKPLYKVKIPENVPYGASVIQLNASDIDEGINGQIIYSLAKHGNVNMMEMFAIDPDSGEITVKGNIDYEENAAFDIRVQAQDKGLPPRSSACKVLIEVLDVNDNAPEISVTSLKSTVREDVKPGTAVALITVSDKDGGNNGNVKCHISGALPFRLQSSYKNYYSLVVEGPLDRETTSQYNVTIIATDEGTPPLSSTSVITVHVSDVNDNAPRFLEPEINVYVKENSPVGGVICIVSAFDSDENENARVTYSLLEISSNPVSASAKVSVNSVSGQIYSLQSFNYEEVKTFQFQVQATDSGVPPLSSNVTVNVFILDENDNSPVVLPPYSDQGSVNTENIPYSAEAGYFVAKIRAVDADSGYNALLSYHIAEPKGTSLFRIGTSTGEIRTKRRMSDNDLKTHPLIILISDHGEPYLSATVSIDVVVVEGTDEIQTSLKRLPIKEESFSDLNLYLLIAIISVSVIFLLSLISLIAVKCHRTDGGLSRYSAPVITTHPDGSWSYSKSTQQYDVCFSSDTLKSDVVVFPAPFPPVDAELISINGADTFKRNQTLPSSEKPKAPNADWRYSASLRAGMQSSVHMEESSVMQGAQGVLVQNWPTVSSAAADAEGGEVSPPVGAGINSNSWHFRYGPPQHLKPGEVPEAFIIPGSPAIISIRQDQGGDDKSDFITFGKKEEAKKKKKKKKGKDKKEKGKEDGEE
- the LOC118774924 gene encoding protocadherin alpha-4-like isoform X12, which produces MDRSISNKSLWILFLMVLCLWNSSSAQIVYSVSEEVNKGTVVGNITKDLSLNIQELQSREFQIASASRKKYFEVNLRTGMLFVNDRLDREELCFGAVKCSLYLEAIAYNPLNLNRIEINVLDINDNAPSFPVKSHILNITEYASPGDRFSVLLADDPDVGSNSVKSYKLSPNEHFSLDVQSGGEQSVSAELVLQKALDREKQPVIQLLLTAVDGGKPPKSGTLQIIVNVIDVNDNAPQFSKPLYKVKIPENVPYGTSVIQLNASDIDEGINSQIIYAIVKHGNVNMMEMFAIDPDSGEITVKGNIDYEENSAFEIRAQAQDKALPPRSTDCKVLIEVLDVNDNAPGVSVTSLMSTVREDVKPGTAVALITVSDKDGGKNGIVKCQIPGALPFKLQSSYNNYYSLVVDGPLDRESVSQYSVTIIATDEGTPPLSSTSVITVHVSDVNDNAPRFPEPEMNVYVKENSPVAGKIQSVSAFDPDKNENAHVTYSLLESNTNGLPLTAMININSVSGEIYSLQSFNYEEVKSLHFQVQATDSGVPPLSSNVTVNLFILDENDNSPMVLPPYSDQGSVNTENIPYSAEAGYFVAKIRAVDADSGYNALLSYHIAEPKGTSLFRIGTSTGEIRTKRRMSDNDLKTHPLIILISDHGEPSLSATISIDVMVVESTDEIQTSLKRLPIKEESFSDLNLYLLIAIISVSVIFLLSLISLIAVKCHRTDGGLSRYSAPVITTHPDGSWSYSKSTQQYDVCFSSDTLKSDVVVFPAPFPSADAELISINGADTFKRNQTLPNSEKPKAPNADWRYSASLRAGMQSSVHMEESSVMQGAQGVLVQNWPTVSSAAADAEGGEVSPPVGAGINSNSWHFRYGPPQHLKPGEVPEAFIIPGSPAIISIRQDQGGDDKSDFITFGKKEEAKKKKKKKKGKDKKEKGKEDGEE
- the LOC118774924 gene encoding protocadherin alpha-3-like isoform X13, encoding METSARSRCVWIYILLFLCLLDLSSGQIVYSVSEEMARGTVVGNISKDLNLNTQDLESRMFQIVSDSSKKYFEVNLKTGILFVNERIDREELCVTVVKCSLRLEAVAHNPLNLYRIEINILDINDNAPLFPVSTLSLDVFENALPGDKFSLPVAVDPDVGSNSVKSYKLSPNEHFSLDVQSGGEQSVSAELVLQKALDREKQPVIQLLLTAVDGGKPPRSGTLQITVNVKDVNDNTPAFSKPLYKVQIYENVSPGTLIMKLNATDADEGVNSQIIYSLVNHGNVNAMQMFAIEPDSGEVTAKGIVDYEENAAFEIRVQAQDKGLPPRRTACKVLIEVLDVNDNMPIISVTSLMRTVREDVKTGTAVALITVSDKDGGNNGIVKCQIPGALPFKLQSSFNNYYSLVVDGPLDRESASQYNVTITATDEGTPPLSSTSIITVHVSDVNDNAPRFPEPEINVYVKENSPVGGVICTLSAFDSDENDNARVSYSLLEISSNPVSASAKVSVNSVSGQIYSLQSFNCEEVKTFQFQVQATDSGVPPLSSNVTVNVFILDENDNSPMVLPPYSDQGSVNTENIPYSAEAGYFVAKIRAVDADSGYNALLSYHIAEPKGTSLFRIGTSTGEVRTKRRMSDNDLKTHPLVILISDHGEPSLSATVSIDVVVVESTEEIQTSLKRLPIKEESFSDLNLYLLIAIISVSLIFLLSLISLIAVKCHRTDGGLSRYSAPVITTHPDGSWSYSKSTQQYDVCFSSDTLKSDVVVFPAPFPPADAELISINGADTFKRNQTLPSSQKPKAPNADWRYSASLRAGMQSSVHMEESSVMQGAQGVLVQNWPTVSSAAADAEGGEVSPPVGAGINSNSWHFRYGPPQHLKPGEVPEAFIIPGSPAIISIRQDQGGDDKSDFITFGKKEEAKKKKKKKKGKDKKEKGKEDGEE